In Bacteroidota bacterium, the genomic window GTTTTGCGAGTTCGTTCAAATTATTTTCAAACTGTGAAAGAATTCTTTTCGCCAGTTCAACTGCGGTTTCGTTTTTTGTTCCTGAACCGATGAGAATGGCAATGAGTTCTGCATCGGTGAGAACATGCCTTCCTTTCAGAAGAAGTTTTTCACGCGGACGGTCTTCCTCCGCCCAGTTTTTTATCGTTAATGTTTTTTCTTCCATCACCCCTCTCTTTCTCTCCCCAAAGGGGGGAGAATCATTACTACTGTTTGCTAAAGTAAAAAACCCCTCTCAAATGAGAAGGGTTTTTGTATTTTCTTTATTCCTCCCCTTCGGGGAGGTTAGGTGGGGCTTCTTATTATTTTAATGTGTTAACGTGTCTTGTAAGTTTCGACTTAAGATTTGCCGCCTTGTTTTTGTGAATGATGTTGTTCTTTGCGAGTTTATCCAGAAGAGAAGAAGCTTCAATTAAATCTGTTGAAGCGCTCTTTCTGTCTTTGTTCAGGCGGATTTTTTTTACAATTATTTTCACCGCATTCTTGCGGATACGGTTGCGTGAGCGTTTTGCTTCGCTGGCGCGATTGCGTTTTTGTGCTGACTTGTGGTTTGCCATTTTTTACTTTGTTGTTAAGCTCCGAAGGAGTCCCTTTGGGAGGAGGCGAATATAGAGATATTTTCAATTCGTTACAGGGGAAAGTGAATGGTCTCGGATGACATTATATAAGGTATCGCGTTCTGCCGGAATTCTTTTTGCCTGAGAAATCAAGTCAATAATTTGTTCGGTTGTCATGGATGGATTTTGGTCTTCGGCTCCTGCCATGGAATAAATTTTTGTGGAATCATTTATGGTTCCGTCTAAATCATCTACTCCGAATTGAAGGGAAAGTTGCGCGGTGTTTTTTCCTATCATGGGCCAATACGCTTTGATGTGCGGAAAATTATCCATGTAAATTCTTGCCACAGCATAGTTTCTCAAATCCTCTATCACGCTTACTTCGTTCATGTGCGACATCTGGTTGTTCGCATTTCTGAATTTCAGCGGGATAAAACAATTGAAGCCCTGCGTTTTGTCCTGAAGTTTTCTCAGCCGCTCCATGTGGTCAATGCGGTGTTCAAATTTTTCAATGTGCCCGTAAAGCATGGTTGCGTTGGAATGAATGCCCAGCGTGTGCGCTGTTTCATGAATCTCCAGCCATTGGTCAGAGGTGCATTTGTCTTCGCAGATTTGTTTTCTGATTTCATTATCAAAAATCTCCGCGCCTCCTCCGGGAATGGAATCAAGCCCGTGCTCTTTCAGTATTTTCAAACCATCAGCATAAGAAACTTTTGCTTTGCGGAACATGTATTCCAGTTCCACCACTGTAAATGCTTTTATGTGCAAGTCTGGCCGGAAAGATTTTATCTGTTTGAGCAGATTGGCGAAGTAATATAAATCCATTTTCGGGTGAACGCCTCCAACAATGTGTACTTCGGTAATGTCCTGCTTGTGGTTCTTCACCATATTCAGCATTTGTTCATCTGTCAGTTCCCAGGCATCGGCATCGCTTTTTTGTTTCAGCAAACGCGAATAGGAGCAGAACTTGCAATCGAACACGCAGAGGTTGGTGGGCTCGATGTGCAGGTTGCGGTTGAAGTAAGCATACTTGCCGTTCTTCTTTTCCCGAACGTGATTGGCAAGCATTCCAAGAAAACCAATCTCGCCTTCCTTATATAACAGAATTCCTTCTTCCGCAGAAATTCTTTTCTCTGCAAAAACTTTTTCTGCAATTGCGCGAAGATGCTTTGGTGATTTTTCTAATAGGGTCAGAAGGTTATTCATCTTTCGCAAAAGTAAAATAAAAAAGCCCTGACGTTTCTTGTCAGAGCTTTTTCAATAGAAAGAAAAATCTATTATCTGTTAATCACCACCTTTTTGGTAATGGTTCCTTCTGAAGTTTTTATCTGGAAAAGATAAATTCCATCCGGATTGCTGCTCAAATTAATTTTTGCTTCTCCGGATGCGGGAACATTTAATTTCTTTGCAACCACTGCTTCTCCAATCGCATTGTAAACTTTCACATCCATTGAATTGATGTTTGACAGGGTAGTGATTGAAAATTCTCCTGTTGATGGATTGGGGTAGATGGAAATATAATCGTTTAAAGAAATCTCGTTCACTCCAACGGCTGAGCAATTGGTGGCAGCCGATGTGTTCAGTCCGCTTCGTGATGAAAACAAACAGGCCTGCACTCTTGCTTTCTGCCCTGCGGTGAACATATACATGCAGGCATCATCAGTGTAGTCCATGTAATTCATCCACATAAAACCGGGCGAAGCAGTTGCGCAAGCATCTGTTTTTACGGTTCCGGCAGCCCAGCAAGTATAATTTTCTGATGCCTGATTGGGCGTGTCTGTAACCTGATCGCTTCCCGTGCAGGCGCTTCCGTCATCTCCCCAAATGTGGTAAAGATTTAAATAATGTCCTACTTCGTGCGTGGCGGTTCTTCCGAGGTTATACGGAGCAATTCCGCAGCCGGCAGAGCCAACCATGTAGGCATAATTAATTACAACCCCATCAGTGGCAGCGGCACCGCCCGGAAACTGCGCGTATCCTAAAAGCCCGCCTCCGAGATTGCAAACCCATATATTCAGATATTTGGTTCGGTCCCAAACGTCATACCCTCCTTGTGCGGTATATTTTACAGCATTGTTGGTGGAGAAAGAAGTAACAGAGGTTGAAGTTCTGGTGATGCCGGTTGTAGCAGCGCCTGCAGGATCTTTTGTGGCAAGGCAGAAATTAACTTCGCAATCTGCCACCAATGCCGCCCACCCCGGCTGAGTTACTTTTGTCCAATCGGTATTTAATTTTCTGTAATCGGCATTCAGCACTGCCAACTGTGCATTCAGGCAGTTATCCGAAACATTCTGAGCCGCTGTATTATAAACCACATGAAAGACAACGGGAATGGTGTAGAGCGTAGATTGAGTGGTTGGATTTTTTTTATTCTGTTGAATAATCCGCTGAGTTTCTACTTCCATTTCTGCCATGCGTGCTTCCAGTCCGGGATCTTGTTGTTTCAGCATTTCAAGGTTTTCCATAGTGCTGCACCGGATGTGCCCCGAAGGGCTTAGCGTGGTGGCAATAATGGTGCTTTGAGCAAATGCGCTTTGGCAGGCAATCATTACAACGCACGAAACAAGTGAAGTGAGTAATGTTTTTTTCATAGTGTTTTTTTTTGATGCAGACGGATTGAAAAAGATTCATACGGATAACATCCGTTTACATCTGTTTTTTAATCTGTTTGCATCTGTTGTTTTGAGAGAGTAAAGGTAGTAACTCTGAAATAACAAACAAATAAAAAAGTGTTTTTTTTTATTGGGGGGTATTCAACCCTCAAATTAAGAATGAAGGAGAAATAAAAAGAGAGGTTTTGTGAAAATCTTTGCCTCAGCACCACCACTTTCTTGAAACAATGCCTTTTTCTGTAATTATCCGAACAAAATAAATTCCATCAGGTTGGGGAAATATCACTTACAAGTTGCAGATTGAACTGCTTTTATATAGGAGATAATGAATTATCATCATAGGTGCATTATTTCCCGCATAATTTTCCCAACTGTTCTTTTGCCGCAGTGTTTCCGAGGGTAATCGCTTTCCGTAAATCCGTACATCCTCCATCTTTATCATCTAAATTAATTTTTACCAACCCACGATTGAGGTATGCATTATCATAATTAGAATTTAATTCAATTGCCTTGTTGAAATCCATAATAGCCAATTTAAGTTCGGAAACATTAGCCAATACACTACCACGATTAAAACGTACATCAGCAGAAGTATCTCCCATGACAATACAACTATTGAAGTCTTTAATTGCATTTTGAAAATCACCGGAATAGAATTTAGCTTTACCACGCCAGTTTATAGCTTCAAAGTCAATCTTTCCATATTCAATTGTTTTGTTGTAATCTTCAATTGCCCCTTTGAAATCTCTAATATAAGCTTTCGCATTTCCACGATTGAACAAAGCAGTTGTATCGTGCGGATTATGTTTAATGGTTTGGTTGAAATCTTCAATCGCGCCATTATAATCTCCCAAAATAACTCTTATCGCTCCCCTGTTCGTATACGCTCTGTCATATTCTGGTCTCATTTCGATTGATTTATTAAAATCAATTATGGCTTTTTTATATTCATTCAAATCTTTGTATGCAACGCCACGATTATAAAACGCAACGTAGGAGTCATCGTATTTTTTCAGCACATCCGACCAAACCGTGATACTATCTCTAAAGACCTTGCAGCGATTGAATGTATTGACAGAAAGAATCAAAA contains:
- the rpsT gene encoding 30S ribosomal protein S20, producing MANHKSAQKRNRASEAKRSRNRIRKNAVKIIVKKIRLNKDRKSASTDLIEASSLLDKLAKNNIIHKNKAANLKSKLTRHVNTLK
- the mqnE gene encoding aminofutalosine synthase MqnE, with translation MNNLLTLLEKSPKHLRAIAEKVFAEKRISAEEGILLYKEGEIGFLGMLANHVREKKNGKYAYFNRNLHIEPTNLCVFDCKFCSYSRLLKQKSDADAWELTDEQMLNMVKNHKQDITEVHIVGGVHPKMDLYYFANLLKQIKSFRPDLHIKAFTVVELEYMFRKAKVSYADGLKILKEHGLDSIPGGGAEIFDNEIRKQICEDKCTSDQWLEIHETAHTLGIHSNATMLYGHIEKFEHRIDHMERLRKLQDKTQGFNCFIPLKFRNANNQMSHMNEVSVIEDLRNYAVARIYMDNFPHIKAYWPMIGKNTAQLSLQFGVDDLDGTINDSTKIYSMAGAEDQNPSMTTEQIIDLISQAKRIPAERDTLYNVIRDHSLSPVTN
- a CDS encoding T9SS type A sorting domain-containing protein; the encoded protein is MKKTLLTSLVSCVVMIACQSAFAQSTIIATTLSPSGHIRCSTMENLEMLKQQDPGLEARMAEMEVETQRIIQQNKKNPTTQSTLYTIPVVFHVVYNTAAQNVSDNCLNAQLAVLNADYRKLNTDWTKVTQPGWAALVADCEVNFCLATKDPAGAATTGITRTSTSVTSFSTNNAVKYTAQGGYDVWDRTKYLNIWVCNLGGGLLGYAQFPGGAAATDGVVINYAYMVGSAGCGIAPYNLGRTATHEVGHYLNLYHIWGDDGSACTGSDQVTDTPNQASENYTCWAAGTVKTDACATASPGFMWMNYMDYTDDACMYMFTAGQKARVQACLFSSRSGLNTSAATNCSAVGVNEISLNDYISIYPNPSTGEFSITTLSNINSMDVKVYNAIGEAVVAKKLNVPASGEAKINLSSNPDGIYLFQIKTSEGTITKKVVINR